The following are from one region of the Rhodopirellula sp. P2 genome:
- a CDS encoding Na(+)-translocating NADH-quinone reductase subunit A: MAMTQSVTRIKKGLDLPITGCPEQHMEAGPAIRQVALLGDDYIGMKPTMLVAPGDRVVLGQPVFEDKKTPGVIYTAPASGTVADVVRGAKRKFEAIVIDVDLDSTESTTIEGIAGSDPVSIAREKLVGGLVQIGLWSSLRTRPFGKVPAIDSAPHSIFVTATDTNPLAADPAVVLADRKDQFVIGLQALTRLTDGPVHLCQAEKASIPGGDVAGVQASAFSGPHPAGLAGTHIHYLDPVSLNKTVWYIGYQDVIAIGSFLQTGQLDTRRVISLAGPKVNQPRLIETRLGACIDELIEGEVDTSVKLRVISGSVLNGHVAAAPHQFLGRYDNQVSVIEEGDHREFMGWQKPGFDKFSVTRVFASALTPDRKFDFTSSTGGSERAMVPLGTYEKVMPMDILATQLLRALIVRDTDSAQQLGVLELEEEDLALCTFVCPGKYEYGSLIRENLTTIEREG; the protein is encoded by the coding sequence ATGGCAATGACTCAAAGCGTGACCCGGATCAAGAAGGGGCTCGATCTGCCCATCACGGGATGCCCCGAACAGCACATGGAAGCCGGTCCGGCGATCCGTCAAGTGGCTTTGTTGGGCGATGATTACATCGGAATGAAGCCGACAATGTTGGTGGCCCCCGGCGACCGGGTTGTGTTGGGCCAACCAGTATTCGAAGACAAGAAAACACCGGGCGTGATCTACACCGCCCCCGCCTCGGGCACCGTGGCCGATGTGGTTCGCGGCGCGAAACGAAAGTTTGAAGCGATTGTCATCGACGTCGATTTGGATTCGACCGAATCGACCACGATCGAAGGCATCGCAGGCTCGGACCCCGTCTCGATTGCTCGCGAAAAGCTGGTTGGTGGCTTGGTCCAAATCGGGCTGTGGTCATCGCTTCGCACTCGCCCGTTCGGCAAGGTGCCCGCGATTGATTCGGCACCCCATTCGATCTTCGTCACCGCGACGGATACCAATCCCTTGGCGGCAGACCCCGCCGTGGTGTTGGCAGATCGCAAGGACCAGTTCGTGATCGGGTTGCAAGCGTTGACGCGATTGACCGACGGTCCTGTGCATCTTTGCCAAGCCGAAAAGGCATCGATTCCTGGCGGCGACGTCGCCGGAGTTCAAGCCTCGGCGTTCTCGGGACCCCACCCTGCCGGTTTGGCGGGAACACACATTCATTACTTGGATCCCGTCAGCCTCAACAAAACGGTTTGGTACATCGGTTACCAAGACGTGATCGCGATCGGTTCATTCCTGCAGACCGGTCAACTGGACACTCGCCGAGTGATCTCGTTGGCAGGCCCGAAAGTGAACCAACCACGTTTGATCGAAACCCGCTTGGGCGCTTGCATCGACGAATTGATCGAGGGCGAAGTCGACACCTCGGTCAAACTGCGAGTCATCTCGGGTTCGGTGCTCAACGGGCACGTCGCTGCGGCACCGCATCAGTTCCTGGGACGCTACGACAATCAAGTGTCAGTGATTGAAGAGGGTGACCACCGCGAATTCATGGGCTGGCAGAAACCAGGCTTTGACAAGTTTTCGGTCACCCGCGTGTTCGCTTCGGCATTGACCCCAGACCGTAAATTCGACTTCACGTCCTCCACCGGCGGCAGTGAGCGAGCGATGGTTCCATTGGGCACCTACGAAAAGGTGATGCCGATGGACATCTTGGCAACACAATTGTTGCGAGCGTTGATCGTTCGCGACACCGATTCGGCTCAGCAGCTCGGCGTGCTGGAGCTGGAAGAAGAAGATTTGGCCCTGTGCACGTTCGTGTGCCCCGGTAAATACGAATATGGATCCTTGATCCGAGAAAACCTGACAACCATTGAGCGTGAAGGTTAA
- a CDS encoding NADH:ubiquinone reductase (Na(+)-transporting) subunit B, which yields MKALRDAFDSVHPFFAKGGLLEKAYPMYEALDTFLFTPGETAHGRTHVRDNIDLKRMMITVVFALIPVTLFGMWNTGYQANSAIQKMTDANVAVDYDWHHTVHTAIGLGHDPTDHVDNFIYGAIFFIPIYAVCMFVGGHVELVFSVLRGHEINEGFLVTGLLFPLTLPASIPLWQVAVGIAFGVIVAKEVFGGTGRNFLNVALTSRAFLYFAYAGQISGDKVWTAVDGFSGATALGQMANASEDAVGSLSAVQYVWGTEEPITWMSAFIGTIQGCVGETSALLCLVGALILIATGIGSWKIMAGVIAGVTATALLLNFAGSETNAMFAVPFYWHLVIGGLAFGLVFMATDPVSASMTETGKWVYGILIGFMTVLIRVINPAFPEGIMLAILFGNVFAPLIDWGVVQLNIRRRAARYVTA from the coding sequence ATGAAAGCATTACGTGACGCATTTGACAGCGTCCACCCGTTCTTTGCCAAAGGCGGACTGCTCGAGAAAGCGTACCCGATGTACGAAGCTCTCGACACGTTCTTGTTCACGCCAGGCGAGACGGCTCACGGACGCACGCACGTGCGCGACAACATTGACCTGAAACGCATGATGATCACGGTCGTCTTCGCGTTGATTCCGGTCACGTTGTTCGGCATGTGGAACACAGGGTATCAAGCCAACTCGGCCATCCAAAAGATGACCGACGCGAATGTGGCAGTCGATTATGACTGGCACCACACCGTTCACACCGCCATCGGGCTCGGGCACGACCCCACCGACCACGTCGACAACTTCATTTATGGGGCGATCTTCTTCATCCCCATTTACGCGGTTTGTATGTTCGTGGGTGGGCATGTCGAATTGGTCTTCAGTGTCCTTCGTGGGCACGAGATCAACGAAGGGTTCCTGGTCACCGGATTGCTCTTTCCACTCACCCTGCCCGCCTCAATCCCGCTCTGGCAGGTCGCCGTGGGGATCGCGTTCGGGGTGATTGTCGCCAAAGAAGTCTTTGGCGGCACGGGACGCAACTTCCTCAACGTCGCTCTGACTTCGCGAGCGTTCCTGTACTTCGCTTACGCTGGTCAAATCAGCGGCGACAAAGTCTGGACCGCAGTCGATGGCTTCTCCGGTGCAACCGCTCTGGGGCAAATGGCCAACGCCAGCGAAGACGCTGTCGGGTCGCTGAGTGCCGTCCAGTACGTCTGGGGCACCGAAGAGCCGATCACTTGGATGAGTGCGTTCATCGGAACCATCCAAGGCTGCGTCGGCGAAACCAGTGCCCTGCTGTGTTTGGTCGGTGCTTTGATTCTGATCGCGACGGGCATCGGATCGTGGAAAATCATGGCTGGCGTGATCGCTGGTGTGACCGCGACCGCGTTGTTGCTGAACTTTGCTGGCAGTGAAACAAATGCCATGTTCGCTGTGCCGTTTTATTGGCACCTCGTCATCGGCGGCCTCGCCTTTGGTTTGGTGTTCATGGCGACCGACCCGGTCAGTGCCTCGATGACAGAAACCGGCAAGTGGGTTTACGGGATCCTGATTGGGTTCATGACCGTGCTGATTCGCGTCATCAACCCTGCTTTCCCAGAAGGCATCATGCTGGCGATCTTGTTCGGCAACGTGTTCGCACCGTTGATCGATTGGGGCGTCGTCCAACTCAACATCCGCCGGAGGGCCGCACGCTATGTCACAGCCTGA